One genomic region from Arthrobacter sp. FB24 encodes:
- a CDS encoding HAD hydrolase-like protein, whose translation MIRPHRDNQPPAAITCILFDMDGTLLDSAPGVMDSAARALRAVNAPVPPRGELLKYVGPPMYESFRHSAGLDEATARDALRHYRAAYAETGALQSGLFGGIDSLLGQLDSLQCPMAVATSKVEDQAVRLAIALGIDRHFADICGASDAAGRASKEDVIAESLARLDAQGVDISGAVMVGDRSYDIAGAAAHRIPTIFVSWGYGEPSEARGAAAVAQTPDTLGRLLSAGVPTA comes from the coding sequence ATGATACGTCCACACCGGGACAATCAGCCGCCCGCCGCCATCACCTGCATTCTGTTCGACATGGACGGGACGCTTCTGGATTCCGCTCCGGGCGTGATGGACAGCGCTGCCCGGGCGCTCAGGGCGGTGAATGCCCCCGTCCCTCCACGCGGGGAACTGCTCAAGTATGTCGGACCGCCCATGTACGAGTCGTTCAGGCACAGCGCCGGGCTGGACGAAGCAACCGCCCGGGACGCGCTCCGGCACTATCGCGCAGCCTACGCCGAGACAGGGGCACTGCAATCCGGCCTATTTGGCGGTATTGACAGCCTTTTGGGTCAGCTGGATTCGTTGCAGTGTCCGATGGCGGTGGCAACGTCCAAGGTGGAGGACCAGGCGGTCCGGCTGGCCATCGCCCTTGGGATTGACCGTCACTTCGCTGACATCTGCGGTGCCTCCGACGCAGCAGGAAGGGCCTCCAAGGAGGATGTCATTGCCGAATCGCTGGCACGGCTCGATGCACAGGGGGTGGACATCTCCGGCGCGGTCATGGTGGGCGACCGGAGCTACGACATTGCCGGAGCGGCCGCACACCGGATCCCTACGATTTTTGTCTCGTGGGGCTACGGGGAACCGTCGGAGGCCCGTGGCGCTGCGGCTGTTGCACAGACGCCCGATACTCTTGGGCGGCTGCTATCCGCCGGCGTCCCGACCGCCTGA
- a CDS encoding TfoX/Sxy family protein, whose translation MEMAKATEADKEQFRSLMAGLPGIEIKPMFGNLGAFVNGNMFAGLYGSTLGLKLADADREELMTSREVLPFISAERPMGGYAGLPVQGPPEEIEPWLARALAHVAALPPKAPKSSKPKK comes from the coding sequence ATGGAAATGGCAAAAGCCACCGAGGCCGACAAAGAGCAGTTCAGGTCACTGATGGCAGGGCTGCCGGGCATCGAGATCAAGCCGATGTTCGGGAACCTCGGTGCCTTCGTCAACGGAAACATGTTCGCGGGGCTCTACGGCTCCACCCTGGGACTGAAGCTCGCGGATGCTGACCGCGAAGAGCTGATGACGAGCCGGGAAGTCCTGCCATTCATCTCGGCCGAACGGCCCATGGGCGGCTATGCGGGGCTCCCGGTCCAGGGCCCGCCGGAAGAGATCGAACCGTGGCTGGCCCGGGCGCTCGCGCATGTCGCCGCACTGCCGCCGAAGGCGCCCAAGAGTTCCAAGCCGAAAAAGTAA
- a CDS encoding NUDIX domain-containing protein, which produces MTVRSAGILLYRWNPAAQVEVWIAHMGGPFWARKDEHAWSVPKGEYPEDEDALTAAKREFAEEMGTPAPPADYIGLGAFRQPSGKVITVFAAEWDFRPERIESNTFPLEWPRGSGVIRHYPEIDDARWFTEAEARTKLVKGQLPILDALVQRIGVQTPGDSTS; this is translated from the coding sequence ATGACGGTTCGAAGCGCAGGCATATTGCTGTACCGGTGGAATCCCGCGGCTCAGGTGGAGGTCTGGATAGCCCATATGGGCGGACCGTTCTGGGCCCGGAAGGACGAGCACGCGTGGTCCGTCCCCAAGGGTGAATACCCTGAGGACGAGGATGCCCTGACGGCCGCCAAACGCGAGTTCGCAGAAGAAATGGGCACCCCGGCCCCGCCCGCTGACTACATCGGCCTGGGCGCCTTCCGGCAGCCGTCCGGCAAGGTCATCACCGTCTTCGCGGCCGAGTGGGATTTCCGGCCCGAACGCATTGAGAGCAACACTTTCCCGCTGGAATGGCCTAGGGGCTCCGGCGTCATCAGGCACTATCCCGAGATCGACGACGCCCGCTGGTTCACCGAGGCGGAGGCGCGCACCAAGCTCGTGAAAGGCCAGCTTCCCATCCTTGACGCCCTCGTTCAGCGAATCGGAGTTCAAACTCCCGGGGACAGCACCTCCTGA
- a CDS encoding Lrp/AsnC family transcriptional regulator: MDGAGLDHIDQKILAELTKNARVSHAELAGRVLLSRNAVRQRVDRLERQGYIQGYTIVAGSVGQSMVSAFLMIYRKDRMRGADVLAALRTIPEVVLCDVLSGDFDLLVRLEARSLDRVQEIWEQIAALPGVGDTVTALTLSNVIRRQGSDGPGTAGP, translated from the coding sequence ATGGACGGGGCGGGTTTGGATCACATCGACCAGAAGATCCTTGCGGAACTGACGAAGAATGCCCGGGTGTCCCATGCCGAACTGGCCGGCAGGGTGCTTTTGTCCCGGAACGCCGTGCGGCAGCGTGTTGACCGCCTGGAGCGGCAGGGCTACATCCAGGGCTACACGATTGTGGCGGGCAGCGTGGGCCAGAGCATGGTCTCCGCATTCCTCATGATTTACCGCAAGGACCGCATGCGTGGTGCCGACGTCCTGGCAGCGCTGCGGACCATTCCCGAAGTGGTCCTGTGCGATGTCCTGAGCGGCGACTTTGACCTGCTGGTGAGGCTGGAGGCGCGCTCGCTGGACAGGGTCCAGGAGATCTGGGAGCAGATCGCGGCGCTGCCCGGGGTCGGCGATACCGTCACGGCGCTGACCCTGTCCAACGTCATCCGGCGGCAGGGATCAGACGGGCCCGGAACGGCCGGGCCATAG
- a CDS encoding GlsB/YeaQ/YmgE family stress response membrane protein: protein MGILGFLLLGLIAGAIAKAILPGRQGGGWVVTLVLGVVGAILGGWIGSLVFGGGLAEFFDLRTWLLAILGAVIVLGIFGAVTRRSRA, encoded by the coding sequence ATGGGAATTCTCGGATTTCTCCTGCTCGGCTTGATCGCGGGAGCTATCGCAAAGGCCATACTTCCCGGAAGGCAGGGCGGCGGCTGGGTAGTCACCCTGGTACTGGGTGTGGTCGGCGCCATCCTTGGCGGATGGATCGGTTCGCTGGTCTTCGGCGGCGGCCTCGCTGAGTTCTTCGATCTCAGGACCTGGCTGCTGGCTATTCTGGGCGCCGTGATTGTGCTGGGCATCTTCGGTGCCGTCACGCGTCGAAGCAGGGCCTGA
- a CDS encoding metallophosphoesterase → MLVKTAVTAVVALMSLAGIAAPASAAPHAREDPSSQQAFSFGVIGDIPYGDAETAKFPSRIQDINADRGLDFVAHVGDIKNGSSVCSDEYFAYIRSEFDSFEHPLVYTPGDNEWVDCHRGNNGAYNPLERLDKLREVFFNAPGKTLGRTMPVKSQEALGLPENVRFTRNRVAFSVVNVQGSNNSLQPWTGIGETAVTPEQQAEVDHRTKAVLDQVRDTFKDATRRNDRAVVLMTQADMFDPSLLDAATANPDSVSGFREIVRTITEETNRFDGPVYLINGDSHVYAENQPLAEGSPWLKIYGQEAADDLQRITVDGSANATNYVRFTVAENNASGHGVLSWEKVPFRP, encoded by the coding sequence GTGCTCGTGAAAACCGCTGTCACCGCCGTCGTGGCGCTCATGTCCCTGGCCGGGATCGCAGCCCCGGCATCCGCCGCCCCCCACGCCAGGGAAGATCCTTCCAGCCAGCAGGCGTTTAGCTTCGGTGTCATCGGGGACATCCCGTACGGCGACGCCGAGACCGCAAAATTCCCTTCCCGCATCCAGGACATCAACGCCGACCGCGGCCTGGACTTTGTGGCCCACGTCGGTGACATCAAGAACGGGTCGTCCGTTTGCTCGGACGAGTACTTCGCATATATCCGCTCCGAGTTCGACTCCTTCGAACATCCGTTGGTCTACACGCCCGGCGACAACGAATGGGTGGACTGCCACCGGGGGAACAACGGCGCGTACAACCCCCTGGAGCGGCTGGACAAGCTTCGGGAGGTCTTCTTCAACGCACCGGGAAAAACCCTCGGCCGGACCATGCCAGTGAAGAGCCAGGAAGCCCTCGGGCTGCCGGAGAATGTCCGCTTCACCAGGAACCGCGTGGCATTCTCCGTGGTGAACGTCCAGGGCAGCAACAACTCGCTCCAGCCGTGGACCGGCATCGGTGAAACCGCAGTGACACCCGAGCAGCAGGCCGAGGTGGACCACCGAACAAAGGCGGTCCTGGATCAGGTCCGGGACACCTTCAAGGATGCGACCCGGCGCAACGACAGGGCTGTGGTCCTCATGACCCAGGCGGACATGTTCGACCCTTCGCTGCTCGACGCGGCTACCGCCAACCCGGACTCGGTCTCGGGCTTCCGCGAGATCGTCAGGACGATAACCGAGGAAACGAACCGCTTCGATGGCCCGGTCTACCTCATCAACGGCGACAGCCACGTCTACGCCGAAAACCAGCCCCTTGCCGAAGGCTCGCCTTGGCTGAAGATCTACGGCCAGGAAGCTGCGGATGACCTGCAGCGCATCACCGTCGACGGCTCGGCCAACGCCACGAATTACGTGAGGTTCACAGTGGCGGAAAACAACGCGTCCGGCCACGGCGTCCTGTCCTGGGAAAAGGTTCCTTTCCGTCCGTAG
- a CDS encoding oxygenase MpaB family protein, with protein sequence MVRGLADMGAEGVLLAGAGRAILLQIANPAVGHGVAEHSNFAERPLDRLRATLTYVYAVVYGTEEQVAAVRRRVNRAHGPVRRKPDARSAGYDAFDAQSQLWVVATLYDTAVTVYERIYGTLDDDAADLMYRDYVRLGTALQLPAELWPADREAFGSYWKTSLEGLEADDVTSHVARSLLYPEDPLLWQRLAMPLARFITAGLLPDKLRRGFGLPWSERHGRWFDRTMRWSAVVYPRLPRRVRHWPKNYCLGRLSPA encoded by the coding sequence ATGGTGCGTGGACTTGCCGACATGGGAGCAGAAGGCGTTCTGCTGGCTGGGGCAGGGCGGGCAATTCTGCTGCAGATCGCCAACCCGGCGGTGGGTCACGGCGTCGCCGAGCACAGCAACTTTGCCGAGCGTCCGCTGGACCGGCTTCGTGCCACCCTCACCTACGTGTATGCCGTTGTCTACGGCACCGAGGAGCAGGTGGCGGCGGTGCGTCGCCGCGTGAACCGTGCCCACGGCCCCGTCCGCCGGAAGCCCGACGCCCGCTCCGCCGGCTATGACGCCTTCGACGCGCAATCCCAGCTCTGGGTGGTGGCAACCCTATACGACACCGCCGTCACGGTTTACGAGAGAATCTACGGAACGCTGGACGATGACGCGGCAGACCTCATGTACCGGGACTACGTGAGACTCGGCACCGCCCTCCAGCTTCCCGCGGAACTGTGGCCGGCAGATCGCGAGGCGTTCGGAAGCTACTGGAAGACCTCGCTGGAGGGGCTGGAAGCCGACGACGTCACGTCACACGTGGCCCGCAGCCTGCTCTATCCGGAGGACCCCCTGCTGTGGCAGCGCCTTGCCATGCCGCTGGCCCGCTTCATCACCGCGGGCCTGCTGCCGGACAAGCTCCGGCGGGGTTTCGGACTGCCGTGGAGCGAGCGCCACGGCCGCTGGTTCGACCGCACCATGCGGTGGTCCGCCGTGGTCTATCCGCGGCTGCCGCGGCGGGTCCGCCACTGGCCCAAGAACTACTGCCTGGGCCGGCTCAGCCCGGCCTAG
- a CDS encoding amino acid permease has protein sequence MELSSTTRLDPQASLPPESEPAAPERGPAPGLQRSMGPRHLVMIAMGGVIGSGLFLSSGYTISQAGPLGAVLAYLVGAFVVYLVMACLGELAIAYPVSGAFHIYAARSIGPATGFTTAWLYWLCWAVALGSEFTAAGLLMQRWFPGIEVWVWCVVFASILFALNAVSSRFFGESEFWFSIIKVGAIVVLIAFGSAALVGFHPLAGGSHPFLLENFNTSGGLFPNGFSGVLVTALAVFYAFSGSELIGVAAGETANPETSIPKAMRTTVFRLLIFFVGAIAVIAATIPFDQVGLDESPFVTVFSSIGIPYAADIMNFVIITALLSAGNSGLFSCARMLFSLSEEGHAPKAFRKLTKRGIPLIALCVSMVGGLASLISSVVAPESVYLALVSVAGFAVVGVWMSITASHFFHRRAFVRNGGNVDDLAYKAPLFPVVPILAFALCLISLIGIAFDPNQVAALYFGIPFVGACYAFFYYKYGRRQQLAK, from the coding sequence ATGGAACTTTCCTCCACAACCCGCTTGGATCCGCAGGCTTCTTTACCGCCTGAATCGGAACCCGCTGCGCCAGAGCGCGGTCCGGCGCCGGGGCTCCAGCGATCCATGGGCCCGCGGCACCTGGTGATGATCGCCATGGGCGGCGTCATCGGGTCGGGCCTTTTCCTCAGTTCGGGCTACACGATCTCCCAGGCCGGCCCGCTGGGCGCGGTTCTGGCGTATCTCGTGGGCGCCTTCGTCGTTTACCTCGTCATGGCCTGCCTCGGGGAACTGGCCATCGCCTACCCGGTCTCGGGCGCGTTCCACATCTACGCGGCCAGATCCATCGGTCCCGCCACCGGTTTCACCACAGCGTGGCTTTACTGGCTGTGCTGGGCCGTGGCGCTGGGATCCGAGTTCACCGCGGCCGGCCTGCTCATGCAGCGGTGGTTCCCGGGAATTGAGGTGTGGGTCTGGTGCGTCGTTTTCGCGTCCATCCTGTTTGCCCTGAACGCCGTCTCTTCGCGGTTCTTCGGCGAATCCGAGTTCTGGTTCTCCATCATCAAGGTGGGCGCCATCGTGGTCCTGATTGCCTTTGGCAGCGCCGCACTGGTCGGCTTCCACCCGCTGGCCGGCGGCTCCCACCCGTTCCTGCTCGAAAACTTCAACACGTCGGGCGGACTATTCCCCAACGGCTTTTCCGGCGTCCTGGTGACTGCCCTGGCGGTCTTCTACGCGTTCTCCGGTTCGGAACTCATCGGCGTCGCAGCGGGCGAAACGGCCAACCCCGAGACAAGCATTCCCAAAGCAATGCGGACCACGGTGTTCCGCCTGCTCATCTTCTTTGTAGGCGCCATCGCAGTCATCGCCGCCACCATCCCCTTTGACCAGGTAGGCCTGGACGAGAGCCCCTTCGTCACCGTCTTTTCCTCCATCGGCATCCCCTATGCCGCGGACATCATGAACTTCGTCATCATCACCGCGCTGCTCTCCGCCGGAAACAGCGGCTTGTTCTCCTGCGCAAGGATGCTCTTTTCCCTGTCCGAGGAAGGGCACGCGCCGAAGGCATTCCGGAAGCTCACCAAACGCGGGATTCCCCTCATCGCCCTCTGCGTCAGCATGGTCGGCGGGCTGGCTTCGCTCATCAGCAGCGTGGTCGCTCCGGAATCGGTCTATCTCGCGCTGGTTTCTGTCGCCGGGTTCGCTGTTGTGGGGGTATGGATGTCCATCACGGCGTCGCACTTCTTCCACAGGCGGGCCTTCGTTCGGAACGGCGGAAACGTCGACGACCTCGCCTACAAGGCGCCGCTGTTCCCGGTGGTTCCGATCCTTGCCTTCGCGCTGTGCCTCATCTCGCTGATCGGCATCGCTTTCGACCCGAACCAGGTCGCAGCCCTGTACTTCGGCATTCCGTTTGTGGGTGCCTGCTACGCCTTCTTCTACTACAAGTACGGACGGCGGCAGCAGCTCGCCAAGTAG
- a CDS encoding aldehyde dehydrogenase family protein, giving the protein MLQVVRAPRLHEVTSPYDGRVVGDVPITDVSAVEEVMAAARSGAVAAKSLSRHERAAILSAAASDIERRSGVFARTIVAEAGKTVRQARKEVHRAINTLRLSAEEARRGAGEVIPFDSYAGSEDRTGWFTREPLGIIAAITPFNDPLNLVAHKVGPAIAGGNAVVLKPSALTPLSAQLLADALYDAGLPPEVLTVVHGGRDVAAAIIRTRDVRMVSFTGGFATGEAIARTAGLKKLAMDLGGNAPVIVLDDADVDRAVDSCVSGAFWAAGQNCVGVQRILVHRSIYGEFRAKFLAATSALVTGDPAEERTDVGPMITPAAVREVQLKISGAVDAGATVLAGNRAEGNVLLPTVLESVPEDCRLWQEEVFGPVVMLRAFSTCAEAIELANSIEFSLHAGIFTRSLASAMGAARDLDAGGVMINDSSDYRFDGMPFGGSKYGSMGREGVRFALEEMTQPKVVCIRS; this is encoded by the coding sequence ATGCTGCAGGTTGTCCGCGCCCCACGGCTCCACGAGGTGACCAGTCCCTACGACGGCAGGGTTGTGGGAGACGTCCCCATCACCGATGTCAGTGCTGTCGAAGAAGTGATGGCCGCGGCACGCTCCGGCGCCGTGGCGGCGAAATCCCTGTCCCGCCATGAACGTGCCGCCATCCTGTCCGCGGCCGCCTCCGACATCGAGCGCAGGAGCGGGGTCTTTGCCCGGACCATTGTGGCGGAGGCCGGGAAGACCGTCCGCCAGGCGCGCAAGGAGGTGCACCGGGCCATCAACACCCTCCGGCTGTCCGCAGAGGAGGCACGGCGCGGCGCCGGCGAGGTCATCCCCTTCGACTCCTATGCCGGATCAGAGGACCGGACCGGCTGGTTCACACGTGAGCCGCTGGGGATCATTGCGGCCATCACTCCTTTCAACGATCCCCTCAACCTGGTGGCACACAAGGTGGGCCCGGCGATCGCAGGGGGCAACGCCGTCGTACTCAAGCCGTCAGCCCTCACGCCGTTGTCCGCACAGCTGCTGGCCGACGCCCTGTACGACGCCGGCCTGCCGCCGGAGGTCCTGACGGTGGTCCACGGCGGGAGGGATGTTGCGGCTGCCATCATCAGGACCCGGGACGTGCGGATGGTGTCCTTTACCGGCGGGTTCGCGACCGGTGAGGCAATCGCCCGCACGGCCGGGTTGAAGAAGCTCGCCATGGACCTGGGCGGCAACGCACCGGTGATAGTCCTTGACGATGCGGATGTGGACCGTGCGGTGGATTCCTGCGTATCCGGAGCGTTCTGGGCTGCGGGGCAGAACTGCGTGGGAGTGCAGAGGATCCTGGTCCACCGCTCCATCTACGGCGAATTCCGTGCAAAGTTCCTGGCGGCCACCAGCGCGCTGGTCACCGGGGACCCCGCCGAGGAACGGACCGACGTTGGCCCCATGATTACCCCCGCTGCAGTTCGGGAGGTCCAGCTCAAGATCAGCGGGGCCGTTGACGCCGGCGCGACGGTCCTGGCGGGGAACCGGGCGGAGGGAAATGTCCTGCTGCCCACGGTCCTGGAGTCCGTTCCGGAGGATTGCCGCCTCTGGCAGGAGGAAGTCTTCGGACCGGTGGTGATGCTCAGGGCTTTCAGCACGTGTGCCGAAGCCATCGAACTGGCGAACTCCATCGAGTTCAGCCTGCATGCAGGCATCTTCACCCGCTCGCTCGCGTCCGCCATGGGCGCGGCACGGGACCTGGACGCGGGCGGCGTGATGATCAATGACTCCTCCGATTACAGGTTCGACGGCATGCCGTTCGGCGGGTCCAAGTACGGCAGCATGGGCCGCGAAGGCGTCCGGTTCGCCCTTGAGGAGATGACGCAGCCCAAGGTGGTCTGCATCAGAAGCTAG
- a CDS encoding DUF817 domain-containing protein, whose translation MRSFTSVELLIDQRAHRFLDKGPAGGARSRLTEFVVFGLKQGWACIFGAALLAVLLAARLWYPDDAGLARNDFLTLAAVVIQILMVATRLETVRELRVIVLFHIVGTVMELFKTDVGSWSYEAEGFLRIGAVPLFSGFMYAAVGSYMVRVYRLFDLRFARYPRRWITAVIAAAVYVNFFTHHYTWDARWVLLAAVVIVFGRCVMHFRVFRRTFRMPLVLAFLLVALFIWIAENIATWSGAWLYPNQVDGWHMVSPDKLVSWFLLMIISVVLVAWVYKPQPPEATEDTGGETRLHVVPGGIARPPM comes from the coding sequence GTGCGGAGTTTCACATCCGTAGAGCTCTTGATCGATCAGCGTGCCCACCGATTCCTGGACAAAGGGCCAGCCGGTGGCGCCCGCTCCAGGCTCACCGAGTTCGTGGTCTTCGGCCTCAAGCAGGGCTGGGCATGCATCTTTGGGGCCGCGCTCCTCGCCGTGCTCCTGGCGGCACGCCTGTGGTATCCGGACGACGCCGGTTTGGCCCGGAACGACTTCCTGACCCTGGCCGCCGTCGTCATCCAGATCCTGATGGTGGCCACACGGCTGGAAACTGTCCGCGAGCTGAGGGTTATTGTCCTGTTCCACATCGTGGGAACGGTGATGGAGCTGTTCAAGACCGACGTCGGCTCGTGGTCCTATGAGGCCGAAGGGTTCCTTCGCATCGGTGCGGTGCCCCTCTTCAGCGGCTTTATGTACGCGGCGGTCGGTTCCTACATGGTGCGTGTCTACCGGCTCTTCGACCTGCGCTTTGCACGGTACCCGCGGCGGTGGATCACCGCGGTCATTGCCGCGGCCGTCTACGTGAACTTCTTCACCCACCACTACACCTGGGACGCGCGCTGGGTGCTGCTGGCCGCCGTCGTAATCGTCTTTGGACGGTGCGTCATGCACTTCCGCGTCTTCCGCCGGACCTTCCGGATGCCGCTGGTCCTGGCGTTCCTCCTGGTGGCGCTGTTCATCTGGATTGCGGAGAACATCGCCACCTGGTCGGGGGCCTGGCTCTACCCCAACCAGGTGGACGGCTGGCACATGGTGTCGCCCGACAAGCTGGTTTCGTGGTTCCTGCTGATGATCATCTCAGTGGTGCTGGTGGCCTGGGTCTACAAGCCGCAGCCGCCGGAAGCGACGGAGGATACCGGCGGTGAAACCCGTCTGCATGTGGTTCCGGGAGGGATCGCACGGCCCCCAATGTGA
- a CDS encoding homoserine dehydrogenase gives MTTYDLALIGFGGVNRSLAELIAARGEALRAEVGFGLRVVAITDLRLGSLVDAGGIDLSMALALGGDGETFARHGGSAEPDNEGVIRNCAADIICEATFTNPEDGEPAVSHVRWALESGKSVCTTNKGPVALRGRELAALAERQGVRFEFEGAVMSGTPVIRLAKQMFGGLQLNGFEGIMNGTSNYVLGRMEAGFELAEAVREAQELGYAEANPAADLEGFDVQLKVLILANELLGGNLELKDVRREGISALTPGDIRAAASSGRRWKLIGSARRTPDGGIAASVAPRAVDVAHSLAGISGATNAVSFETDLLGPVTVSGPGAGRIETAYALLSDIMAIHKMSEGLARV, from the coding sequence ATGACCACCTATGACCTTGCACTGATCGGCTTCGGCGGAGTGAACCGCAGCCTGGCTGAGCTGATCGCCGCCCGCGGGGAAGCACTCCGCGCCGAGGTGGGCTTCGGCCTGCGTGTAGTTGCCATCACGGATCTGCGCCTCGGGTCCCTCGTGGACGCCGGCGGTATTGATCTGTCCATGGCCCTGGCGCTGGGCGGCGACGGCGAAACCTTTGCCCGGCACGGCGGTTCCGCGGAGCCGGATAACGAGGGCGTGATCCGCAACTGCGCAGCGGACATCATCTGCGAGGCCACCTTCACCAATCCCGAGGACGGCGAGCCCGCGGTGTCGCACGTCCGCTGGGCACTGGAGTCGGGCAAGAGCGTCTGCACCACCAACAAGGGACCCGTGGCGCTTCGGGGCCGGGAACTGGCAGCCCTGGCGGAACGGCAAGGTGTCCGCTTCGAGTTTGAAGGTGCCGTCATGAGCGGCACTCCGGTGATCCGGCTTGCCAAGCAGATGTTCGGCGGCCTGCAGCTCAACGGCTTCGAAGGGATCATGAACGGCACCAGCAACTACGTTCTGGGGCGCATGGAAGCCGGCTTTGAACTTGCTGAGGCTGTCCGGGAGGCCCAGGAGCTGGGTTACGCAGAGGCGAATCCCGCCGCGGACCTCGAGGGTTTCGACGTGCAGCTGAAGGTGCTGATCCTCGCCAACGAATTGCTTGGCGGGAACCTGGAACTGAAGGACGTCCGCCGGGAGGGAATCTCCGCGCTGACGCCCGGGGATATCCGGGCAGCCGCTTCGTCCGGCCGGCGCTGGAAGCTGATCGGATCCGCCAGGCGGACTCCCGACGGCGGCATCGCGGCAAGCGTTGCACCGCGCGCCGTTGATGTTGCGCACAGCCTTGCCGGCATTTCGGGCGCCACGAACGCGGTTTCGTTCGAGACCGACCTGCTGGGCCCCGTGACGGTTTCCGGCCCCGGCGCCGGACGCATCGAGACGGCCTACGCGCTGCTCTCCGACATCATGGCCATCCACAAGATGTCGGAAGGACTGGCACGTGTCTGA
- a CDS encoding NYN domain-containing protein gives MKESPSPARRPGIRAAMFVDFDNVYTGLLALDPLAAKRFAEDPKHWADALSAGGSAESSRRFLIRNCYLNPVVYSKYRTYWTRAGFRVIDCPSLTQRGKSSTDINLVLDAMDALSGSAGIDEFFIASADADFTSLIQRFRAADKMTTVIAAGAVAFAYREMADSVVESHDFVAILNGTTAEPIRAVASVQPLQAQTAAKVKPKAKSKAVSAAVREVCDFVRAAPGPVVGAMVAHRALTADPSLKTDWGGYGKFGTWVAQIGNGVEYSPSRGGWVWDAQRFSSDDLPADADVEPGIEERVTRVTDVPALSEAQFRQLFQAMAARLREQPVNRNELSRLVRDDCVTAGQPVSRGAVNFVVQGLGYVNYQLNEDATAEGLAAAWTENVEELCRVALMEFDDGEKAALRRWASGGYLAA, from the coding sequence ATGAAAGAGTCGCCGTCCCCTGCCCGACGGCCCGGAATCCGGGCGGCCATGTTTGTCGACTTCGACAACGTGTACACGGGGTTGCTGGCCCTCGATCCCCTGGCGGCGAAGCGTTTCGCCGAGGATCCCAAACACTGGGCCGATGCCTTGTCAGCCGGCGGCTCCGCCGAAAGTTCCCGCCGCTTCCTGATCAGAAACTGTTACCTGAACCCGGTGGTGTACTCGAAGTACCGGACGTACTGGACCCGTGCCGGTTTCCGGGTGATCGACTGCCCGTCGCTGACGCAGCGCGGGAAGTCCAGCACCGACATCAACCTGGTGCTGGATGCGATGGACGCGTTGTCCGGCAGCGCAGGCATCGACGAGTTCTTCATCGCTTCGGCAGATGCCGATTTCACGTCCCTCATCCAGCGGTTCCGGGCAGCGGACAAGATGACCACGGTCATCGCCGCCGGTGCGGTTGCCTTCGCCTACCGCGAGATGGCGGACAGCGTGGTGGAGTCCCACGACTTCGTGGCGATCCTCAACGGCACCACCGCTGAGCCAATCCGCGCCGTCGCCTCTGTCCAGCCCCTGCAGGCACAGACGGCCGCCAAGGTAAAACCCAAGGCAAAGTCGAAGGCCGTTTCCGCCGCGGTCCGGGAGGTCTGCGATTTCGTCCGGGCCGCACCGGGTCCTGTTGTCGGAGCCATGGTGGCCCACCGTGCACTCACGGCGGACCCTTCCCTGAAAACAGACTGGGGCGGGTACGGGAAGTTCGGGACCTGGGTGGCCCAGATCGGCAACGGTGTTGAATACTCCCCCTCACGGGGCGGCTGGGTCTGGGACGCGCAGAGGTTTTCCAGCGACGACCTGCCCGCCGATGCGGACGTCGAGCCCGGCATCGAGGAACGGGTCACCAGGGTGACGGACGTGCCCGCACTCTCCGAGGCGCAGTTCCGGCAGCTATTCCAGGCTATGGCAGCACGGCTTCGCGAACAGCCGGTCAACCGCAACGAGCTCTCCCGGCTCGTCCGGGATGACTGCGTCACCGCCGGCCAGCCGGTGTCCCGCGGTGCGGTGAACTTTGTGGTCCAGGGCCTCGGCTACGTCAATTACCAGCTCAATGAAGATGCGACGGCGGAGGGGCTGGCGGCGGCCTGGACCGAGAACGTGGAAGAGCTCTGCCGCGTGGCGCTGATGGAGTTCGACGACGGCGAGAAGGCGGCGCTGCGCCGCTGGGCCAGCGGCGGCTACCTGGCGGCCTAG